Proteins found in one Corynebacterium sanguinis genomic segment:
- the gltB gene encoding glutamate synthase large subunit, with protein MNRVGLYNPAHEHDACGVGFVADMKGRASRAIVEHGLDVLENIDHRGAAGAEVNTGDGTGIMINIPDAFYREVTANLGFTLPEPGHYATGIAFMPTTRMAMLDAMRAVETIADEEGAQLLGWRDIPVNSEGVGNMALDAMPCFLQPFFTAEGKSGIELDRIMWFLRKRLTRELGETEGRDTVYFPSLSSRTIVYKGMLTASQLPTFYPDLCDERVVSALALVHSRFSTNTFPSWPLAHPYRLIAHNGEINTVKGNENWMRAREALINSEVLGPLERVLPICTPGASDTARLDEALELLTLGGYSLPHAMAMLIPQAWEHNPTISDELRDFYAYHSCLMEPWDGPAAVAFTDSRYIGALLDRNGLRPGRIWVTDDDLVIMASEAGVVDIPAEKIVKRTRVRPGRMFLVDTEAGRIVPDEEIKHALATKAPYGEWIEQNFTPLKDLPQTRASYMKHDRAVLRQRVFGITEEDVDVLIKPMALTGAEALGSMGSDTPIAALSQRPRLLFDFFAQRFAQVTNPPLDSIREKPVTSMHTLLGPQSDVLNPGPEAAARIQLDSPIIDNHAFTTLVHANDDGKFPHFSSRVISGLYPKAHHGKGMKEAIDRVRREVSEAVHDGIGLIIISDRESDERFAPIPSLLLTSAVHQHMVAERTRTRASLVIESGDAREVHHLAMLIAFGADAINPYMAFETIDELRMDGQLGDLSLDEACTNYVKAATTGVLKVMSKMGIATVASYRGARLADITGLSQELLDDYFGAEPSPIGGIGLADVAADVEARHRHAFLPRPEENAHRDLEIGGEYKWRREGEYHLFNPETVFKLQHATKTGQYAIFKDYTRTVDEQSERLATLRGMMEFVSDRPSIPIDEVEPASEIVKRFSTGAMSYGSISAEAHEVLAIAMNRLGAKSNSGEGGEDPARFEYEPNGDWKRSAIKQVASGRFGVTSHYLSNCTDIQIKMAQGAKPGEGGQLPPNKVYPWIAEVRITTPGVGLISPPPHHDIYSIEDLAQLIFDLKSVNPDARIHVKLVAEQGVGTVAAGVSKAHADVVLISGHDGGTGASPLTSLKHAGGPWELGLAEAQQTLLLNGLRDRITVQADGQLKTGRDVMVAALLGAEEYGFATAPLVVEGCIMMRVCHLDTCPVGIATQNPDLRKKFTGRAEHVVNFFMFIAEEIREYLAELGYRSIDEVIGRADLLRQRTDREFVENNPRAAQLDLSPIFSTARSKFFPDQARKCTTAQNHFLDDVLDHTIVADAAPACAGSGRAVEESYPIRNTNRSVGALSGGVVTRASGANGLDDDAVTLTFTGCAGNSFGAFVPHGMTLDLVGEANDFVGKGLSGGRIIVRPTADAPQQLDLGEPDIIAGNVTGFGATSGELFIAGVAGERFCVRNSGATAVVHGIGNHGCEYMTGGRVVVLGEIGDNFGAGMSGGIAYLAPIDDEATLARKVNPGQVDISGVDEEDIEFLTRIFADHERYTGAQVPYAPQDMIKIMPRDYRKVLDIIDLARRTGRDEAEAIMEAVR; from the coding sequence CTGAACCGAGTCGGCCTGTACAACCCGGCCCACGAGCACGACGCCTGTGGCGTCGGCTTCGTGGCCGATATGAAGGGCCGCGCCAGCCGTGCGATCGTCGAACACGGCCTCGATGTTCTTGAGAACATCGACCACCGAGGTGCTGCAGGCGCGGAAGTAAACACCGGCGACGGTACCGGCATCATGATCAACATCCCGGACGCGTTCTACCGAGAGGTCACTGCCAACCTCGGCTTCACGCTTCCGGAGCCGGGCCACTACGCCACCGGCATCGCCTTCATGCCCACCACGCGCATGGCCATGCTCGACGCGATGCGTGCGGTGGAGACCATCGCAGATGAAGAGGGCGCACAACTGCTCGGCTGGCGCGATATCCCTGTAAACTCTGAGGGTGTCGGAAACATGGCACTAGACGCCATGCCCTGCTTCCTCCAGCCCTTCTTCACTGCGGAGGGCAAGTCCGGCATTGAGCTGGACCGCATCATGTGGTTCCTGCGCAAGCGCCTGACCCGCGAACTCGGTGAGACCGAAGGGCGCGATACCGTCTACTTCCCGTCGCTGTCCTCGCGCACCATCGTCTACAAAGGCATGCTCACCGCCTCGCAGCTGCCCACCTTCTACCCGGACCTGTGCGACGAGCGCGTCGTATCCGCGCTGGCACTCGTCCACTCGAGGTTCTCCACCAACACCTTCCCGTCGTGGCCGCTGGCCCACCCCTACCGCCTGATCGCGCACAACGGCGAGATCAACACGGTCAAGGGCAACGAAAACTGGATGCGCGCCCGCGAGGCGCTGATCAACTCTGAGGTCCTCGGACCGCTGGAGCGCGTCCTTCCGATCTGCACCCCCGGCGCCTCCGACACCGCGCGTCTCGACGAAGCCCTCGAGCTACTCACCCTGGGCGGATACAGCCTGCCCCACGCGATGGCCATGCTCATCCCGCAAGCTTGGGAGCACAACCCCACGATCTCGGACGAGCTGCGCGACTTCTACGCCTACCATTCCTGCCTCATGGAGCCCTGGGACGGCCCGGCGGCGGTCGCGTTCACCGACTCCCGCTACATCGGCGCGCTGCTCGACCGCAATGGGCTGCGCCCGGGCCGCATCTGGGTCACCGACGACGACCTGGTCATCATGGCCTCGGAGGCCGGTGTGGTGGATATTCCGGCAGAAAAGATCGTCAAGCGCACGCGCGTGCGCCCCGGCCGGATGTTCCTGGTGGACACCGAGGCTGGCCGGATCGTCCCGGATGAGGAGATCAAGCACGCGCTGGCCACTAAGGCGCCCTATGGCGAGTGGATTGAGCAGAACTTCACCCCGCTCAAGGACCTCCCTCAGACCCGCGCCAGCTACATGAAGCACGATCGCGCCGTGTTGCGCCAGCGCGTGTTCGGCATCACCGAGGAAGACGTCGATGTCCTGATCAAGCCGATGGCACTGACCGGTGCCGAGGCGCTCGGCTCCATGGGTTCCGACACCCCGATCGCGGCGCTCTCGCAGCGCCCGCGCCTGCTGTTCGACTTCTTCGCGCAGCGCTTTGCGCAGGTCACCAATCCGCCGTTGGATTCCATCCGCGAGAAGCCCGTGACCTCGATGCACACGCTGCTCGGCCCCCAGTCCGACGTGCTCAACCCCGGGCCCGAGGCAGCCGCCCGCATCCAGCTGGACTCCCCGATCATCGACAACCACGCGTTTACCACCCTGGTGCACGCCAACGACGACGGGAAGTTCCCGCACTTCTCCTCCCGCGTCATTTCGGGCCTGTACCCGAAGGCGCACCACGGCAAGGGGATGAAGGAGGCCATCGACCGTGTGCGCCGCGAGGTCTCCGAGGCAGTCCACGACGGCATCGGCCTGATCATCATTTCCGATCGCGAGTCGGATGAGCGCTTCGCGCCGATTCCGTCGCTGCTGCTCACCTCGGCGGTGCACCAGCACATGGTCGCCGAGCGCACCCGGACGCGCGCCTCGCTGGTGATCGAATCCGGCGACGCCCGTGAGGTCCACCACCTGGCGATGCTCATCGCCTTCGGTGCCGACGCGATCAACCCGTACATGGCCTTCGAAACCATCGACGAGCTGCGCATGGACGGCCAGCTTGGTGACCTCTCGCTCGATGAGGCGTGCACGAACTACGTCAAGGCCGCCACCACCGGCGTACTCAAAGTGATGTCGAAGATGGGCATCGCCACCGTGGCCAGCTACCGCGGCGCGCGCCTGGCGGACATCACCGGCTTGAGCCAGGAGCTTCTCGACGACTACTTCGGCGCCGAGCCCTCCCCCATCGGCGGCATCGGGCTTGCCGACGTCGCAGCTGACGTCGAGGCCCGCCACCGCCACGCATTCCTACCGCGGCCCGAGGAAAACGCTCACCGCGACCTAGAGATCGGCGGCGAGTATAAGTGGCGCCGCGAGGGCGAGTACCACCTGTTTAACCCGGAGACCGTGTTCAAGCTCCAGCACGCGACCAAGACCGGACAGTACGCGATCTTCAAGGACTACACCCGCACCGTCGACGAGCAGTCCGAGCGCCTGGCCACCCTGCGAGGCATGATGGAGTTCGTCTCCGATCGCCCCTCGATCCCGATCGACGAGGTCGAGCCGGCCAGCGAGATTGTGAAGCGCTTCTCCACCGGCGCGATGTCCTACGGCTCCATCTCGGCCGAGGCCCATGAGGTTCTGGCGATTGCGATGAACCGCCTGGGTGCGAAGTCCAACTCCGGCGAGGGCGGCGAAGACCCGGCCCGTTTCGAGTACGAGCCTAACGGCGACTGGAAGCGCTCGGCGATCAAGCAGGTTGCCTCCGGCCGCTTCGGTGTGACCAGCCACTACCTGTCCAACTGCACCGACATCCAGATCAAGATGGCACAGGGAGCCAAGCCGGGCGAGGGTGGCCAGCTCCCGCCGAACAAGGTCTACCCGTGGATCGCCGAGGTACGCATCACCACACCGGGCGTGGGCCTGATCTCCCCGCCACCGCACCACGACATCTACTCCATCGAGGACCTCGCGCAGCTGATCTTCGACCTCAAGTCGGTCAACCCGGACGCGCGCATCCACGTCAAGCTCGTGGCCGAACAGGGCGTGGGCACGGTGGCGGCCGGTGTGTCGAAGGCGCACGCGGATGTCGTGCTCATCTCCGGCCACGACGGAGGCACCGGCGCCTCCCCGTTGACCAGCCTCAAGCACGCCGGCGGCCCCTGGGAGCTGGGTCTTGCCGAGGCCCAGCAGACCCTGCTGCTCAACGGCCTGCGCGACCGCATCACCGTCCAGGCCGATGGCCAGCTCAAGACTGGCCGCGACGTGATGGTCGCCGCACTCCTCGGCGCCGAGGAGTACGGCTTCGCCACCGCCCCGCTCGTTGTCGAGGGCTGCATCATGATGCGCGTGTGCCACCTCGACACCTGCCCGGTGGGCATCGCCACGCAGAACCCCGACCTGCGCAAGAAGTTCACCGGCCGGGCGGAGCACGTGGTCAACTTCTTCATGTTCATCGCCGAAGAGATCCGCGAGTACCTGGCCGAACTCGGCTACCGCTCGATCGACGAGGTGATCGGCCGCGCGGACCTGCTGCGCCAGCGCACGGACCGCGAGTTCGTGGAGAATAACCCGCGTGCGGCCCAGCTCGATCTCTCCCCGATCTTCTCCACTGCGCGTTCCAAGTTTTTCCCGGACCAGGCTCGCAAGTGCACCACCGCACAGAACCACTTCCTCGACGACGTGCTCGACCACACCATCGTCGCCGACGCGGCTCCCGCCTGCGCCGGTAGCGGCCGTGCCGTGGAGGAGTCTTACCCGATCCGCAACACTAACCGCAGCGTCGGGGCTCTCTCAGGTGGCGTCGTCACGCGCGCCAGCGGTGCTAACGGGCTTGACGACGACGCCGTCACCTTGACTTTTACGGGTTGCGCCGGCAACTCCTTCGGCGCGTTCGTGCCCCACGGAATGACACTGGACCTGGTCGGTGAGGCCAATGACTTCGTGGGCAAGGGCCTATCCGGTGGGCGCATCATCGTACGCCCGACCGCTGACGCCCCCCAGCAGCTGGATTTGGGCGAGCCGGACATCATTGCCGGCAACGTCACCGGCTTCGGCGCCACCTCCGGCGAGCTGTTCATCGCGGGCGTGGCCGGCGAGCGCTTCTGCGTGCGCAACTCCGGCGCCACGGCCGTGGTCCACGGAATCGGCAACCACGGCTGCGAGTACATGACCGGCGGACGCGTCGTCGTCCTCGGCGAGATCGGCGACAACTTCGGAGCCGGCATGTCCGGTGGCATCGCCTACCTCGCGCCGATCGACGACGAGGCCACCCTGGCCCGCAAGGTCAACCCCGGACAGGTGGACATCTCCGGTGTGGATGAGGAGGACATCGAGTTCCTCACCCGCATCTTCGCCGACCACGAGCGCTACACCGGCGCACAGGTCCCGTACGCACCGCAGGACATGATAAAGATCATGCCGCGCGACTACCGCAAAGTTCTCGACATCATTGACCTCGCGCGCCGGACCGGCCGCGACGAGGCCGAGGCAATCATGGAGGCAGTGAGATAA